CCGGGACCAGCACGTCCTGCTCGTCGACGATGTCTACACCACCGGCGCCACGGTGAATGAGTGCACGAAGGTCCTGCTGCGCGAGGGGAAGGCGGCGCGGGTGGACGTGCTGTGTGTGGCCAGAGCGGTGAAGGGGTAAGCGACGCGCAACGCGCGCACTGATCAGCGCTCCCCCCGCCTACCGGGGGGAGCCGGGCGCCTCGCGCACTGAGGGGGGAAGCGGCTCGGACGTCGCATCAGCCGGTGGCGCCAGCCGATC
This region of Chrysiogenia bacterium genomic DNA includes:
- a CDS encoding ComF family protein, whose product is RDQHVLLVDDVYTTGATVNECTKVLLREGKAARVDVLCVARAVKG